A DNA window from Candidatus Binatia bacterium contains the following coding sequences:
- a CDS encoding SgcJ/EcaC family oxidoreductase codes for MNDMTNRELQTTLDALREAWRNGDGHAFAQWCTGDVDFINLLGMHVKGRPAVAALHDKIFHGPYAGSTVTFEIESIRTIAPNAVLAIVPSRLDIPSGPVQGIVLSVASVLAVRDGGRWKLANFHNTRREATQRDHLSIMQEAIED; via the coding sequence ATGAACGACATGACGAATCGAGAGCTCCAAACGACGCTCGACGCCCTACGTGAAGCCTGGAGGAACGGCGACGGCCACGCCTTCGCGCAATGGTGCACCGGCGACGTCGACTTCATCAACCTGCTGGGCATGCACGTCAAAGGGCGGCCGGCCGTGGCCGCGTTGCACGATAAGATTTTTCACGGCCCCTATGCGGGCAGCACCGTCACGTTCGAAATCGAAAGCATTCGAACGATCGCGCCGAACGCGGTGTTGGCTATCGTTCCGTCGCGCCTCGACATCCCCTCAGGGCCGGTGCAGGGGATCGTTCTGAGCGTCGCAAGCGTCCTCGCCGTGCGGGACGGCGGCCGCTGGAAGCTGGCGAACTTTCACAACACTCGCCGCGAGGCGACGCAAAGAGACCACCTCTCCATCATGCAAGAGGCGATCGAAGACTAA